A window from Primulina huaijiensis isolate GDHJ02 chromosome 11, ASM1229523v2, whole genome shotgun sequence encodes these proteins:
- the LOC140988281 gene encoding peroxidase N1-like, which yields MRIQLNQTLAAAFFVLLATFATSALGQGTRVGFYLSSCPRVESIVQSTVRSHFNANPTIAPGLLRMHFHDCFVQGCDASILIAGDDTERTAPPNSLLRGYEVIDDAKTQLEAACPGVVSCADILALAARDSVVLASGVGWSVPTGRRDGRVSLASDTSNLPGFTDSVDVQVQKFQAKGLNTQDLVTLVGGHTIGTSACQFFSYRLYNYNSTGGPDPSIDPAFLPTLQSLCPQNGDGSTRVGLDNSSQNRFDNSFFANLRSGRGILESDQKLWTDGSTQSFVQRYLGIRGLLGLTFSLEFGRSMVKMSNIEVKTGSTDGEIRRVCSAVN from the exons aTGAGAATTCAACTAAATCAAACACTTGCTGCTGCATTCTTTGTTCTGCTCGCGACATTCGCGACCTCCGCACTCGGGCAGGGCACGCGTGTCGGGTTCTATTTGAGCTCATGCCCTCGGGTGGAATCTATAGTTCAGTCGACCGTAAGGTCGCACTTTAATGCTAACCCTACAATTGCGCCGGGGTTGCTTAGAATGCACTTTCATGACTGTTTTGTCCAAGGTTGCGATGCTTCTATACTTATTGCTGGAGATGACACCGAGAGAACTGCCCCGCCTAACAGTTTGTTGAGAGGATATGAAGTGATAGATGATGCAAAGACGCAGCTGGAGGCGGCGTGCCCTGGAGTTGTTTCGTGCGCTGATATTCTTGCTCTTGCTGCACGGGACTCGGTGGTGCTG GCTAGTGGGGTGGGCTGGTCTGTGCCGACAGGACGGAGAGACGGGCGGGTTTCATTGGCGAGTGATACTTCTAATCTCCCTGGTTTTACCGACTCCGTTGATGTGCAAGTGCAGAAGTTTCAAGCAAAAGGGCTCAATACTCAGGATCTTGTCACCCTTGTTG GAGGCCACACCATCGGCACTTCCGCTTGCCAGTTTTTCAGCTATAGGCTGTACAACTACAATTCCACCggcggtcccgatccatcaatTGACCCAGCATTTCTCCCAACTCTTCAGTCTCTTTGCCCTCAAAACGGTGACGGGTCAACTCGTGTCGGACTCGACAACAGTAGCCAAAACCGGTTCGACAACTCGTTTTTCGCCAATCTCAGGAGCGGCAGAGGAATTCTTGAATCGGATCAAAAGTTATGGACCGACGGGTCGACCCAGAGTTTCGTGCAACGTTATTTGGGAATAAGGGGTTTGCTTGGATTGACATTCAGTTTGGAATTTGGGAGATCCATGGTGAAGATGAGTAATATCGAAGTCAAGACTGGGAGTACTGATGGTGAAATTCGTAGAGTTTGCTCAGCAGTCAATTGA
- the LOC140987692 gene encoding uncharacterized protein codes for MASSSKTPYATVAPREKPEKFSGADFKRWQQKMLFYLTTLSLSRFLKEDPPTVVENETDTNMRAALDAWNQSDFLCKNYILNGLDNALHNMYCQVKTTKELWDMLDKKYRAEDAGLKKFIVGRFLDFKMVDSKSVMSQVQELQLLLHEIHAEGMSLSEFFQVAAMIEKLHPLWKDFKKYLKHKRKEMGLEDLIVRLRIEEDNKRTEAKASKMAAMVNIVEASFKGKKRKFEKQPQQGQ; via the coding sequence ATGGCATCATCATCTAAAACACCATATGCAACCGTTGCACCAAGAGAGAAACCAGAAAAGTTTTCTGGTGCGGATTTCAAAAGATGGCAACAAAAGATGCTCTTCTATCTCACAACCTTGAGTTTGTCAAGGTTTTTGAAGGAGGATCCTCCCACCGTTGTTGAAAACGAGACAGACACTAACATGAGGGCCGCTTTGGATGCTTGGAACCAAAGTGATTTCCTGTGCAAGAACTACATCCTCAATGGACTTGACAATGCATTGCACAATATGTATTGTCAAGTCAAGACCACCAAAGAACTTTGGGATATGCTTGATAAGAAATACCGGGCGGAGGATGCGGGTTTGAAGAAGTTCATTGTTGGGAGATTTTTGGACTTcaagatggtggactcaaaatcCGTGATGAGTCAAGTGCAAGAACTACAACTTCTCTTGCACGAGATCCATGCGGAAGGAATGAGTCTAAGCGAGTTCTTCCAAGTTGCTGCCATGATCGAGAAACTCCATCCattgtggaaggatttcaagaaatatttgaaGCATAAAAGGAAGGAGATGGGATTGGAGGATCTCATTGTGAGATTGAGGATAGAAGAGGACAACAAGCGCACCGAGGCCAAGGCAAGTAAAATGGCAGCAATGGTGAATATTGTTGAAGCAAGTTTCAAAGGGAAGAAAAGAAAGTTTGAGAAGCAACCACAACAAGGCCAATAA